The window tcccctacgtgtgtgctttctctctctctttctctcactctctctctctctcaaataaataaatacatcttttaaaaagtataacatataaataacatAGGTTATTTCAATTCTGGATTTTCTTAGCTggtgttaatttaaaattttgcttctgTGTGTATACAAATGAGCTAGGTTTACCTATTAAAGCACAGAGATTACCAAGttggatgattttaaaaatccatatatacTCTGCCAACAAGATACATGTTCAAAACAAAATTACactgaaatattgaaaataaagatatacatacatacacacataaaagaAAGCAGCCATGTTGATTTTAATATAACAGCAAAATAGTGTTTAAGACAACAAACATTAATGGTGACTTTTTAAATGAACTGACcataattacaaaaacaaacaaaaatatattaaaaatatgagcCCCCATCACTGAACAACATAGCTTTGAAAATAATAgcaggagggatgcctggatggctcagtggttgagcatctgccttcagctcaggaggTGATCCCGGTGTCCAGGATtaagtccagcattgggctccctgcggggaacctgcttctccctctccgtatatctctgcctctctctctctctatgtctctcatgaataaataaaatctttaaaaaaataaaaaagaaaataatactatgAAATTTAAACTCCATTCCATAAGAAATAATACACCCTACAGGCACAAAATTACTAAACATATAGAACATTTGAACAGAATCTCTAAGCTTGATCTAATAAATCTGTATAGAATCCTATGCACAACAAATATAGAATAGCTATTCTTTGTGAGCATATGGAAAATCTACAGCAATTTAGTATATAGTCATCACAAAAAAGGCAGAGCAAATTTCAAAGTACTGATAATATAATGCCTTATACATATTTATGATtatgttatatgtaatataacatattataacatatataacttaGTTCAAAAAAACCTgggtgggggaaatagggagaggtAGGTAAAATGGTATAAACTTTCAGTTGTAAAATGAATAAGGCCTGAGTATCTGTTGTATAACATGGAGATTACATTGTATAATAGCAATTTGATCAGAAAGAACTTAAATGATCTCTCTGagcaaaaaaagaatatttgaagtgAAAGATGTGTTAATTCGATGGGGGAATCCTTTCACAGTGTATACATGTATGAAATCATTGCATTGTGCagtttaaatatcttacaattttatttattgattataattcagtaaagctgggaaaattacaaagcaaacatttaaaaacagtaaaaggagggacgcctgggtggctcagtcaattaagcatctgcctttggctcatgtcatgatcttggagtcctgggattgagcccagactccctgctctgcttcttcttttctccctctgcctgccaccccgcCTATtcgtgcattctctctctctcaaatgaataaaatcttttaaaaaaataaataaaaatagtaaaaggaaacaaaaaagctTTGGACACTTAAATCTATATCCCTAAATTACtcttggatttaaaaaatcacGATGGAAATAAGAACTGTttagaaaggaacaaaaacaaaattattatttaaaactggAATATAGGGGCGCCAGACTGGTTCAGTCAATTGAACGTTcaattcttgatcttagggtcatgagttcaagccccatgttgggtgtggagcctacttaaaataaaataaataaaataaaatagtggaaTACAGCTAAAAGAGTACTTAGGGGTAAATTAATAGACAAAATAactcaaagcaaagcaaaacaaattatttaaaataagtgaattgaGCAAGACCCCCCAAGaaatgaagcaaacaaaaaccattGTATCAACAGAAACTTaaggaaaataataggaaaaataacaaagataagaGTATAAATTATTGATGTGCAAACAAGGATGAATTCTGATGATGAAGCCATAGAAGCAGACAATAAAAGTCATACTGAGACCAGTGGggagaaattaaaattctatgaAGTTCAGTGCTAGGACTAATACAGAATAAGCAGTTGGCATgactaaaattctttttaaagattctattttttttaaagattgattttatttatttatttattcattcattcattcataagatacggggggagagagagagagagagagaaaggaagagatataggcagagggagaagtagggtccatgcagggagcccgatgtgggactcgatcccgggactccaggatcacgccctgagccaaaggcagatgcttaaccactggaccaccccaggtgtcccttttttgaAAGATTCTAAAGGAAAAGTCCAaattctgatttaaaacaaagatttggaaaaggagaaagaaaagcaagagaggcTGGGGAAATTAAAACAACTTGATACAAAGGAAGAAGCATGAGTGGGAAATAATATACAGAGTAAAACCAGATCATCAAAGAACggataagtctttttttttttttttagaacatataAGTCTTTAGAGAGCTGCCGCAAGGGATGTCGATCAGTTACTTAATGAGATTTGAAAGCATCAAAACAATGttaatgaaaagattttaaaaatctaaaaaagtagGGTCCCTACTAGAAAAGAAAGTAAGTTGATATCACTTGttgccatttttttccattctcaggaatggataaaactaaaaatgaaaaaagttcaaCAAGGAAGAAACCAAAAGATAGATTGAAGTGAGATTAAGGGTGGGCAAACTCATTTAAGAATGTTGATTCAAAAATCTTAAGATATTATCAAAGGGCacttgagtagctcagttggttaggctcaggtcatgatctcaggggggtTTGAGCCCCActgtcaggcaccctgctccccaccctgtggggagtctgcttctccctctccctctgcccttatccctgcttgtgctctctttttctctctcaaataaataaaatattgaaaaagaaaacaaaaaacaagccccCTTCACTTTCCTTAATATTCCATGCAGCCTTTTACCTCCAAGCATTTGTACAGAGGTTCTAGAACATTACTCCAGCCTCCTCTTGACCCGTTCCTACCCTTTAGGAGTCCTCTTCAACACTGTATTGGAAATGTTCTGACCCCCAGATCTAGGTTGGATACCCTTCTTATGTACTCTTTTCCATTGCGCAGTATTTCCTACCTTTGTAGCAGTTAACATATTCTATTAAAATACTCTAGTTTTCTGTGTCCTCTTCTATCCTCTAAGCTTCCTGAGAACAAGGACTGTGTTCATCAGGTTCACCATTTCTTTCTCTAGCATCAATCAGGCAAAGTGCCAGGTATACAATAGTCACCCAATCAAGTGTctgataattcaatttttaaaatacagatgaagTTAAATTCTAAGACATCAAGCACAGAAATACAGACTATATGACTTTAGAAGATAAGGTAGCTAATGTTACAAAGTTGATCTTACTGCCTTTGTATATAAAATAAGTTGGAAATATTTGGAGCAAGGGCAGCAGCAGCCTTGATGAATGCCTTGAGTGTTCACTGATAATACTTTCCTAACAACTACTATCAAGGTCACATTTGTTTACAAATTCTTATTAATTCTAAGGAAAAGACTCCTGACTTGAAAGGGCTGCTTCTAAGATATCTTAAAACTAAGATTCTTCAAAGCAACTTGAAAATAACAAAGCTAACAAGCAAGAAATAACCTGGGTTTGCCTTAgagggtgcagagattacttaggCCTCTGAGCGTCGCTGTTGACCACCTAAGAAGTAAAAGCCTGCAAGACATCCAGTCCAACAATCGGGTTCCCACAACTAAAAGGGCTGGGCATTTGGCCCCCAAGCTTccggacagaaaaaaaaaaatcagtccagcAGCTTAAATTTCTCTATACAGTGACCTGGGTTCTGTGAATGTTGGTCTCCTCAGACACTAGGAATAGAGAGTGGAATCTCGCACTGGATGCTGAAGGTtgcctgggagaaaatattgcaGCAGAAGAAATGGCGGCTCTGCAAAAGTTGCCACAACACGGAAGGCTTATGCTGCTGTGCTTTCTTTTGGCTGTCTTGTGTGAGGCCAGAGCTTGGCAGATGCACTATTCTGTGCCAGAAGAGATTGACAAAGACTCCTTTGTGGGCGACATCGCCAAGGACCTGGGGCTGGAGCCCCTGATACTGGCAGAACGTGGAGTCCGCATCATCTCCAGAGGTAGGACGCAGCTTTTTGCTCTGAATCTGAGAAGTGGCAGTTTGGTCACCGCAGACAGGATAGACCGAGAGGAGCTCTGCGCTCAGAGCGTGCGGTGCCTGGTGAATTTTAACATACTTCTAGAAGACAAATTGAGTATTTATTCAGTAGAAGTGGAAATAACAGATATTAACGATAATGCCCCTCGCTTTGGAGTAGAAGAACTAGAGCTAAAAATCAGTGAAACGACTACGCCAGGATTCCGAATTCCCCTAAAGAGTGCGCATGATGCAGATGTAGGAGAAAACACCCTTCAGAAGTACGAACTGAACCCAAATGACCACTTCTCCCTGGATGTGCGAAGCCGAGTGGATGGGAACAAGTACCCTGAGCTGGTGCTGGAGCACTCCCTGGACCGCGAGGAAAAGGCTTTTCACCACCTTATCCTTGTGGCTTTGGATGGGGGCAGTCCCATCCGATCTGGCACTTCCCGCATCCGTGTGACTGTCCTGGATGCAAACGACAATGCGCCTGTATTTACACAGCCCGAATACCGTGTAAGTGTTCCTGAAAGTATGCCCATAGGCACCCGGATACTCACAGTGACTGCCACTGACACAGATGAGGGATACAATGCCCAAGTGGcatattttcaagagaaaaaccTGGGAGAAACCTCGAAGGTATTTGAGCTTGAGTCGACATCTGGAGATATAATAATCACAAAGAGTTTAGATTATGAGGATGCCAAAGTCCATGAAATTGATATTGAAGCTCAGGATGGCCCGGGCCTTTTGACCAGAACAAAGGTTATTGTGACAGTTCTGGATGTGAATGACAATGCCCCAGAATTTTACGTGACATCTGCTACTAGCTCAATTCCTGAAGACTCTCCTCCAGGAACCATAATTGTACTTTTCAATGTACATGACAGAGACTCTGGGCAGAATGCATTTATCACATGTTCACTCCCAGAGAACCTTCCTTTCAAGTTAGAAGGATCAGTGGACAATTATTACCGACTGGTTACAACCAGAACCCTTGACAGGGAACAGTTTTCCTCTTACAACATCACTGTGACTGCTAAAGATGGAGGGAAACCGTCTCTGTCCACGGATGCTCACATTTTGCTTCAGGTGGCAGACATCAATGACAACCCACCCACCTTCCCCCACATGTCCTACTCTGCCTACATTCCTGAAAACAACCCCAGGGGTGCCTCCATCATTTCCGTGGTGGCCCATGACCCTGACAATGAGGACAATGCCCATGTAACTTATTCTTTGATTGAAGACACTCTTCATGGTGCACCCCTGTCCTCTTACATCTCCATCAACTCTGACACTGGCATCCTATATGCCCTGTGCTCCTTTGACTATGAGCAGTTCCAGGATTTGCAGCTGTGGTTGACTGCGTGGGACAGTGGGAACCCTCCACTCAGCAGCAATGTGTCAATTAGCATATTCGTGCTGGACCAAAATGACAATGCGCCTGAAATCTTGTACCCCGTCCTCCCCAGTGACAGTTCCACAGGCCTGGAGCTGGCGCCCCGCTCCGCAGAGCCGGGTTATTTGGTCACCAAGGTGGTGGCAGTGGACAAAGACTCGGGCCAGAACGCCTGGCTGTCCTACCACCTGCTCAAGGCCAGCGAGCCTGGGCTCTTCCAGGTGGGGCTGCACACGGGAGAGGTGCACACAGCTCGGGCCCTGCTGGACAGAGACACGCTCAAGCAGAGCCTGGTGGTGGCGGTGCAGGACCACGGCCAGCCCCCTCTCTCGGCCACCGTCACGCTCACTGTGGCCATTGCTGACAGCATCCCAGATGTCCTGGCTGACTTGGGCAGCCTGGAAGCCCCACGTGACTCCCAAGCTTCAGACCTCACGCTGTACCTGGTGGTGGCTGTGGCCTCAGTCTCCTGCGTCTTCCTCGCCTTTGTCATCGTGCTGCTGGCGCTCAGGCTGAGGCGCTGGCACGCGTCGCGTCtgctccaggctgcaggaggagggctGCTGGGCGTGCAGGCCTCGGCCTCGCAGTTTGTGGGCGTGGACGGGGTGCGGGCGTTCCTGCAGACCTATTCTCATGAGGTGTCCCTGACCGCGGGCTCGCGGGAGAGTCACATGATCTTCCCGCAGCCCAACTATGTGGACACGCTCCTCAGCCAGGAGAGCTGTGAGAAAAAGGATTTTCTGTCAGCCGCCCCTCAGTCTTTActtgaagagaaaggagaagaaacatTTTCTCAGGTAAACTCCCTTCACAATATACTTACGAGTTATTGCTAAaatcaacatgtatttatttacctaGCTCCCTCCATTGTTTACATCTTTTCTGTTTCACATATTTCCTTATGAATCTATCAATTTTTAGGAAATGAGTCCTGATGAATTATTTCTCAGTAGTTCTAACTGTTCACATCCTGTAAGGGGAAGTGGGGCTAGAATCATTGTATAATGACTATAAATCAGGAGTTCATATCACGTGGATATTTAGGTTATCACAGAGAGAGCATTCCATTAGGAACTGGTGTATCTGGTTTCTCATACTTCCTTTCACATCTCTGGACAAATAATCTAATACACCTGAGTCAATAattctttctccattaaaaatatgaaggttgaggagctcctggctggctcagttggtgaaccATGCTACTCTCGATCTGGGAGTCGTGAGTTTGATCCCCACGTTGAGGGTAGAGGGTTCttttttaatacaataaaaagataatttaaaaaatgaaagctgaattttatgtttattcaaGTGCTTTAAAATTCaaggttttgttttacattttaatctatGAATAATGAAATTCTTTAGTTTCTTCTCactcaattttaatattttttccttcagtttgaCAGTGAGgtgcttcattttatttgatttgtatgaccttctctattaaaaaatggaaatttagaaatatatgtgtTTCATTGTGTTTTAGGAAGGTTTGTCATGGTATCTGCTTAGTTAAAAATCTTATTCTAAAGTAGCTATTGCTTGAGAACGTGATTATTGTTTGCTCTATAGTAAATGGGTTGTGTAATAGTAAACACATTTCTCTTCAATGTTCTTATTTTCTTACATCTGGAacctttttatcattaaaaataatatatatcctCAAGGGATTCAGAGACCATATCAAATAATTGCCTCTAAAAATCCCCCTTATACTTTTCTCCTCTCAAAGATTCCTACTCACAGCAACTGTTCCCTCACCTAACCTCAGTCCCTGTCACAACCACTGTCTTCCTTCCTCATTCCTCTTTCCATGttggcttttagtatatttattatgcttttaataatgaaaacaaagactacaataatattctatataactgggatcattttaaattttgatttggaAGTAATCATATACTAAATCTTGTATTTAATGGTATTATCATCTTTCAAGGTGCtatgattttttattatatttaagggCATTTGAGGAGAGCTGATCTAAGCCAATGTGTTTCTTGTGTTTATTACTATTACATAATTCTCAGAGATAAAACTGGAACTTATTGTGGAATAATTAATCATAACATCTTTACTTGtaggtaataaaatataaacagaaaaattaaaaccagaattcCTTTTGTGTTTAGAATATCTCTTCACAAGAATAAACACTTTATGGATAAGTTCATAACACTACATGCTTGAAGTgacaaatatatttctatttctgtgcttggagaggaaaacaaatacagagAGAGGGTTTCTGGAGCATAAAACACATGTTTATCTCTACTAGTTTCACTTTTGGTCTTTAAAAACCACCCTCACCTACTTCCAGTACCCTGAAGTTCTGTGATTTCTCTCTCACGTCTAGACTTTGGCATACTGTTCTTTCTCACATTTTCCAGGCCTTTTCCCTGATCCACTTCTGTCCTGTTTCTTGGGAGAGCCTTTGCTATCCTTCAAGGCCAGGTTGTAGGCCCTCCCATCACCTTTGGCTTCTCCCATTATGTTAGTTTTCTCAATGCACTGGAATTCCTTgtctgattttatatattcacagcttgggtgtgtgtgtggtgggggggggggggaagtggtTATGTTCATATCATTTACCTTGAATCCCCAATTATATGTTTAAAGAATGGGTTAAATTACAAATATTGAAACTAAGATGTCAGTTTATCAAGGACAAACTTCAATAAATATAACCTATAAATACGGCcgatatttctttgtggtttttaaaCTGAACATTTCAAAGCTCCACCATGTTTGAAGAATATTGGTGGTGTTAAGGTTAGAACATGACTTATTGAGGAACTTGACGTTACACACTTTAACATAGAGCAGTTCAACTGTGCTAAATAGACACCAAAACCATTACCTCTGATAAAGAGTGTTTCAGGTGTTAGGAAACTTAAAAATGACTGACATGGGTTTGTCTCAGAGGGTGCAGTAAACCATTAGGCCTCTGAGTGTCGCTGTTGACCACTTAAGGAGGCAAACGGAGCTGGGGAGCTAGTCCACCATTTTCTCCATCCAAAAAAGCAAAGAGCCAGTCGATCAGACTCCGGAAGTCCGAGGCTGCTACAAAGCTCACTTTGTCAGTCACCCAGCTCTGTGACCCATAAATTAGGACCATAAAGGGCTTAGTTCcttgagaaaaaataagatttgagTCCGTCGTGGGCAATTGGAACCGAATTCACAGAAAACAATTCACCAAAGAGGAAATGACCAAATACCTGAGATTCAAACACCGCGGAGGACTGGCCCTGCTGTGCATACTTCTGGGGATGCTGTGCAAGTCTGGATCTGGGCAGATCCACTACTCAGTTCAGGAGGAGCTGGACAAAGGCTCCTTTGTGGGCAACATCTCCAAGAACCTGGGACTCGAGCCCTGGCAGCTGATGGAGCACGGAGTCCGCATCGTCTCTAGAGGTAGGACGCGGCTCTTTGCTCTGAACCTGCGAAGCGGCAGCTTGATTACAGCAGGCAGGATAGACCGGGAGGAGCTCTGCGCTCAGATCACACTGTGTCTGGTAAAATTTAATATCTTGGTTGAAGACAAATTGAAAATTTTTGAAGtacaaatagaaattaaagacATTAATGATAATGCTCCTGATTTTCTAACAGAggaattggaaataaaaattggtGAACTAACAGCTCCTGGAACTCGATTTCCACTTAAGACTGCATTTGACCCAGATGTGGGCATGAACTCCCTTCAGAACTATCACCTCAGCCCCAATGACTACTTTTCCCTGACTGTGAAGCATGTCTCTGGCGGGGCCAAGTACCCAGAGCTAGTGCTGGAGAGGGCTTTGGACCGTGAGCAAAAGAAAGTTCACCAGCTTGTCCTCATTGCTTCTGATGGTGGCAACCCTGTCCTCTCTGGCAACTTGTGCATCCGAGTGATAGTTCTGGATGCAAATGACAACCCACCAGTGTTTACTCAATCTGAATATCAAGTAAGTGTTCAGGAGAACTTGCCAGTGGGTACCACGCTGCTCACAGTGAATGCCACTGACCCTGATGAAGGATTCAATGCTCAAGTGTCCTATATTCTAGATAAAATGCCTGGGAAAGTCGCTCAGATTTTTTATCTCAATTCAGTGACTGGAGATATATCAATTTTGAGAAGTCTAGATTATGAGGATGCTATGTTCTATGAAATTAAAGTTGAAGCACAAGATGGACCCGGTCTTCTTTCAAGAGCTAAGATTTTAGTCACAGTTCTGGATGTGAATGACAATGCCCCAGAAGTTACAATCACTTCTCTTACTGGATCAGTCCCAGAAGAGGCTACTGCTGGAAGAGAAATTGCCCTTATCAATGTGCATGACCGAGATTCTGGGCAAAATGGGCAAGTCACAGTTTTTGTCCTGGGAAATATGCcgtttaatttagaaaaatcaatagaCCAATATTACCGATTAGTGACAGCCAGATCTCTAGATCGTGAACAGGTGTCTGAATACAACATCACTCTCAGAGCCACAGATGGGGGAAATCCCCCACTGTCCACAAACACTCATATCATTGTGCATGTTGCAGACATCAATGACAACCCACCTGCCTTCAGTCAGGCCACCTACTCTGCCTACATTCTTGAAAACAATCCTAGGGGAGCTTCCATCTTCTGTGTGACCACCCAGGATCCGGATAGCATCCACAACGCCCACATTACTTATGCACTGACTGAGGATACTATCCAGGGAGTGCCTCTCTCCACCTATGTCTCCATCAATTCCAACACTGGTGTCCTGTATGCGCTCTGTTCCTTTGACTATGAGCAGGTTAGAGACCTACACCTATTGGTGACAGCCTGTGACAATGGGAACCCGCCACTCAGCAGCAATGTGTCAATTAGCATATTCGTGCTGGACCAAAATGACAATGTGCCTGAAATCTTGTACCCCACCCTTCCCACCGACGGTTCCACAGGTGTGGAGCTGGCTCCCCGATCCGCAGAGCCTGGCTACCTGGTCACCAAGGTGGTGGCAGTGGACAGAGACTCAGGCCAGAACGCCTGGCTGTCCTACCACCTGCTCAAGGCCAGCGAGCCTGGGCTCTTCCAGGTGGGGCAGCACACAGGAGAGGTGCGCACAGCGCGGGCCCTGCTGGACAGAGATGCGCTCAAGCAgagcctggtggtggtggtgcaggaCCACGGCCAGCCCCCTCTCTCCGCCACCGCCACGCTCACCGTGGCTGTGGCCGACAGCATCCCAGACGTCCTGGCCGACCTAAGCAGCCTCGAGTCTCCTGACAACCCAGATGACTCTGACCTCACGCTGTACCTGGTGGTGGCTGTGGCCTCAGTCTCCTGCATCTTCCTCGCCTTTGTCATCGTGCTGCTGGTGCTCAGACTGAGGCGCTGGCACGCGTCGCGTCtgctccaggctgcaggaggagggctGCTGGGCGTGCCGGCCTCGGCCTCGCAGTTTGTGGGCGTGGACGGGGTGCGGGCGTTCCTGCAGACCTATTCTCATGAGGTGTCCCTGACCGCGGGCTCGCGGGAGAGTCACATGATCTTCCCGCAGCCCAACTATGCGGACACGCTCATCAGCCAGGACAGCTGTGGGAAAAGCGAGCCTCTTCTGATAACCCAGGATATATCGGAAACGAAAGGAAACTCCAGCTTACTTAAggtaggtttctttctttcttggaataTTATAAAGAACAATTATGCTGGCATGGctaatataaagattttaatacacatttttttgaaaataaaacaacgTGGTAGTCCTcagttttgtttaaatatttgtttctctcttcttctgggctTATGGTAGAGCTGATCTTCCTGACGTGGTTATGACTAAGTAGGCCTAAGTAACTAGttctattatataataaatgacAATAATATGTGCCTCTCCGTGGAGGAAGCTCCTATTGGCATTGTAAGAATTTCCAgatttctaagttattttttgaaattgtggTTGTTCCTTCTATCTGAATGCTTGAATATAACAAGAGCTCTGTGGTTGTCATTCACTAATGTGTATACCTTTGATAAATAgacctttttcattttaatttcctgtGATTTGAGGTTTGTTGCTCCAAACTATTTAGCTTATCCTCACtggcacaaataaaaaaaaataaatattaggtatTTTAGAGTCCTGTAAAATGATGCTTGCTCTTTCCATGCCATGCCATATTCTTCAACTCAATGACATAAAAACTGTTgagtaaaaaaatgtaaagtttggTCAAATGTTTTTACGTGGCCTGTATTTCTTACTGTGTATACCTGAGGTATGCGTGATGTATGTGCTCATTCATACTGATTTCAGCCTTTTGTCTGAAGGTGGGGAGGTCAATTGCCTAAATTGTTAGAAGTCTTGAAGTGACATTTCTTGTCCTTTGAGAAGGATAAGAAAATGCCGGAGATATGTTTCAGTCTCAGCAGGACAATTCCAGACCAGCTACTCCAACAATGGACTAGAGTCCTTTCTTGAGCCAGAAATTTTTGGCTCAATTTGAAATTTATGAAATTCACCCATCAAATCACCTCAGAGAGTCACCCAAAATCTATTTCATTAGGTTTCAAATAAAGTAACATATCTCTCCCTCAATACATTAGAAGGAGATATTATATTCAATAGTGTGAGATGCAGGGCCTGAGCCAAATAACTGAGAGCATAGCAGAGAAAGGTATATTTTCACTCAAACATGCAAATACATCACAGAAAAAGCACATGATCTTCAAAATGTCTTCTTTAAGGAAGAGTCTTTATATTAGTATCACTTTcttcataataagaaaaattgcTAAATGGGTAGTGCCCCCAGGAACTTCAGCTGCTCTAAGAGATTTTCTAATAATCCTGTATAAAACAAAGTCTACACGAATGTTATGAAAATGTACAGAGAGTACAAAGACTGTACAATTTCCATCAACTTGTATAGATGCTGAAAAGTCTCAGACATTCCATTTTCATAGAAAGGATTTTCTTAAGGATAGGCAAGAATTCATTACAATAGAAAGGGAGAAGGTTAAtggcaaaaggaagagaaaatataaattcataaagtagggaaaacaatgaaaataatgtcATAGGAAAATAGTCTGTTATGACTGGAGAGTAATGTGAGTTTGGATTAACATTGCAAAACAGGAGAATAAATCATTACATTGATATCTAATTTGGTAATGCATTTGAAATAAAggtatttgttttagttttccaaGGTGAGTTCAAGGATTATAAGGTAAGTTCCAAAATGGAGTGTCTAAGGACTCTCAACACCTCTCCAAGATTTACCAGTGATCAAGTCAAACTCACTATACTTATCAATGGTATAAATCAGCTGGATCTGAGTATTGGCATTATGGTGTATTACATATACATTCATATAATAAAAAGCACcgatttcataaaaataataaatatggcaTTCACAAGATTCAGCTGTATAAAAGCATGTGTATTAAATTGGTCACTAACAAAGTTATCAGGCTGTGCTGTACTTAATGAGAAGActacctgtttttaaaaagtgagcaatagggatccctgggtggtgcagcggttcggcgcctgcctttggcccagggcgcgatcctggagacccgggatcgaatcctacatcgggctcccggtgcatggagcctgcttctccctctgcctgtgtctctgcctctctctctctctctctctctctctctctctctctgtgactatcataaataaataataataaaaaaatttaaaaaaaaataaaaataaaaagtgagcaatacattaaaataagTCTAGAGTCTTGActtttttgcaaagattttatctttgaaaagtATTACTGAattgataaagtatttttggagagagttaaaatactatataaaggAGGTTATGGATTTTACAAAAATGTATGGATCATAGTTCACGAAAGTGTGGGTAAAAAGCCAGTAACTTATTTCATCTGCACTACTCACGCCAGTG is drawn from Vulpes lagopus strain Blue_001 chromosome 8, ASM1834538v1, whole genome shotgun sequence and contains these coding sequences:
- the LOC121497335 gene encoding protocadherin gamma-A2-like produces the protein MLVSSDTRNREWNLALDAEGCLGENIAAEEMAALQKLPQHGRLMLLCFLLAVLCEARAWQMHYSVPEEIDKDSFVGDIAKDLGLEPLILAERGVRIISRGRTQLFALNLRSGSLVTADRIDREELCAQSVRCLVNFNILLEDKLSIYSVEVEITDINDNAPRFGVEELELKISETTTPGFRIPLKSAHDADVGENTLQKYELNPNDHFSLDVRSRVDGNKYPELVLEHSLDREEKAFHHLILVALDGGSPIRSGTSRIRVTVLDANDNAPVFTQPEYRVSVPESMPIGTRILTVTATDTDEGYNAQVAYFQEKNLGETSKVFELESTSGDIIITKSLDYEDAKVHEIDIEAQDGPGLLTRTKVIVTVLDVNDNAPEFYVTSATSSIPEDSPPGTIIVLFNVHDRDSGQNAFITCSLPENLPFKLEGSVDNYYRLVTTRTLDREQFSSYNITVTAKDGGKPSLSTDAHILLQVADINDNPPTFPHMSYSAYIPENNPRGASIISVVAHDPDNEDNAHVTYSLIEDTLHGAPLSSYISINSDTGILYALCSFDYEQFQDLQLWLTAWDSGNPPLSSNVSISIFVLDQNDNAPEILYPVLPSDSSTGLELAPRSAEPGYLVTKVVAVDKDSGQNAWLSYHLLKASEPGLFQVGLHTGEVHTARALLDRDTLKQSLVVAVQDHGQPPLSATVTLTVAIADSIPDVLADLGSLEAPRDSQASDLTLYLVVAVASVSCVFLAFVIVLLALRLRRWHASRLLQAAGGGLLGVQASASQFVGVDGVRAFLQTYSHEVSLTAGSRESHMIFPQPNYVDTLLSQESCEKKDFLSAAPQSLLEEKGEETFSQVNSLHNILTSYC
- the LOC121497332 gene encoding protocadherin gamma-A3 isoform X8, producing the protein MTKYLRFKHRGGLALLCILLGMLCKSGSGQIHYSVQEELDKGSFVGNISKNLGLEPWQLMEHGVRIVSRGRTRLFALNLRSGSLITAGRIDREELCAQITLCLVKFNILVEDKLKIFEVQIEIKDINDNAPDFLTEELEIKIGELTAPGTRFPLKTAFDPDVGMNSLQNYHLSPNDYFSLTVKHVSGGAKYPELVLERALDREQKKVHQLVLIASDGGNPVLSGNLCIRVIVLDANDNPPVFTQSEYQVSVQENLPVGTTLLTVNATDPDEGFNAQVSYILDKMPGKVAQIFYLNSVTGDISILRSLDYEDAMFYEIKVEAQDGPGLLSRAKILVTVLDVNDNAPEVTITSLTGSVPEEATAGREIALINVHDRDSGQNGQVTVFVLGNMPFNLEKSIDQYYRLVTARSLDREQVSEYNITLRATDGGNPPLSTNTHIIVHVADINDNPPAFSQATYSAYILENNPRGASIFCVTTQDPDSIHNAHITYALTEDTIQGVPLSTYVSINSNTGVLYALCSFDYEQVRDLHLLVTACDNGNPPLSSNVSISIFVLDQNDNVPEILYPTLPTDGSTGVELAPRSAEPGYLVTKVVAVDRDSGQNAWLSYHLLKASEPGLFQVGQHTGEVRTARALLDRDALKQSLVVVVQDHGQPPLSATATLTVAVADSIPDVLADLSSLESPDNPDDSDLTLYLVVAVASVSCIFLAFVIVLLVLRLRRWHASRLLQAAGGGLLGVPASASQFVGVDGVRAFLQTYSHEVSLTAGSRESHMIFPQPNYADTLISQDSCGKSEPLLITQDISETKGNSSLLKQAPPNTDWRFSQAQRPGTSGSQNGDETGTWPNNQFDTEMLQAMILASASEAADGSSTLGGGAGTMGLSARYGPQFTLQHVPDYRQNVYIPGSNATLTNAAGKRDGKAPAGGNGSKKKSGKKEKK